TCCAGCAAGTATCGGTTGCATGTCTAGAACGGAATGAATCAGTTTTGGTTTCTGCCCATACATCGGCAGGCAAGACTGCTGTAGCTGAATATTCAATTGCCATGGCATTTAGGGATAAGCAAAGGGTTATTTACACATCACCTTTGAAGGCATTGAGTAATCAGAAGTATAGAGAGCTAAGCCAGGAATTCTCTGATGTGGGGTTAATGACTGGTGATGTCACGCTCTCGCCTAATGCGAGTTGCTTGGTCATGACTACGGAGATTTTGAGAGGAATGCTATATAGGGGTTCTGAGGTTTTGAAGGAAGTTGCCTGGGTCATTTTTGATGAAATTCATTATATGAAGGACCGTGAGAGAGGGGTAGTTTGGGAAGAGAGTATAATTTTCCTACCTACTGCTATTAAAATGGTTTTCCTCTCTGCTACAATGTCGAATGCTACAGAATTTGCGGAGTGGATTTGTAATTTGCATAAACAGCCATGTCATGTGGTGTACACAGATTTTCGACCAACACCTCTGCAGCATTATGTGTTTCCCATAGGTGGATCAGGACTGTATCTTGTTGTTGATGAGAATGAGCAGTTCAGGGAAGACAATTTTGTGAAGCTGCAGGACAGTTTCACGAAGCAGAAGCAGGGTGTTGGAAGCAAGAGTGTGAATTCCAAAACTAGTGGTCGAATTGCTAAAGGTGGTAATGCTTCGGGGGGTTCTgacatatttaaaattgtaaaggTGGGGATTAccatgcatttttttctttgttattattCAATCAGAATTTTCACTGTCTCAGCTGGTCAATTATTATGACTATTGAGGATGGGATTGGTTTGGATGCAGTATTGAAATTGAATTGCCCCAGTGTTGTATGTACTTTCATTTGCAAATTCATCATTAAAACTGGGACAGTTGTGACAACTGAAGCCTTTCAATACAACTTATGTATAAATTTGAAATGGTGCCATTACATGAAATCCTAAAACTCAGCTAATCCTCAGTTTTGATATTTAATGCACTAGTATAAATGATGGTTTGTACCTTCACTTGCTTTGTGAAGTGCATTCAATCGTTTTTTAAGGGAAACAACACTGTCTGATTatcccttttatttttcttgctaTCATAGAACACCTTAATCATATGTGGCATATTTTTGTTAGTGCTTGAGTTGGaagtttttctaaatttcaGATGATTATGGAACGGAAGTTTCAACCAGTTATCATTTTCAGCTTCAGTAGAAGAGAGTGTGAGCAACATGCCATGTCCATGTCCAAGCTTGATTTCAATACCAAAGAGGAGAAGGATGTAGTTGAGCAGGTTTTCCGGAATGCGGTATTATGCTTGAATGAAGAAGACAGAAATTTACCTGCTATTGAGTTGATGTTGCCACTACTGCAGCGAGGCATCGCTGTTCACCATTCTGGTCTTCTTCCTATTATTAAAGAATTGGTAGAGCTTCTATTCCAAGAAGGCCTTGTAAAGGCCCTTTTTGCCACGGAGACTGTAAGATTATCCCAGACACCAGTGTTTTAATCAAATGTCAGATTTGTTTAGTTCTTATCTAGTCTTGGACAGATATGTTGATATAAACCAGATTTTCTAACTGttccttgaaattgaatatgtGACAGTTTGCCATGGGTTTAAACATGCCTGCAAAAACAGTTGTTTTCACAGCTGTTAAGAAGTGGGATGGTGATAGTCATCGTTTCATTGGATCAGGCGAGTATATCCAGGTGAGTAATGATTTGTGTTGTCTCAGTGATTTGTTTCATATGTTGGCTTTCTCCTGACCCCtcctcatattttttattatcaacaaTGTTTGTATAATATCCTTAAGATGAGTGGAAGAGCTGGGCGCCGTGGCAAAGATGATCGTGGCATTTGTATCATAATGATTGATGAGCAGGTGATTTTATAGCTAATCGTCTCTCTCCATATTGTATGGATTTCtgatcatttattattaagtGCATTTGCTTATCACATTTTCTTCAGCAACCATTAGAAAATCCTTTTAATCTGGATGAACTTCAGTTTGCTGTTTAACCTTGAAGGACCTCTTATCACTAACTTTCATTTCAAACCTACCTCCATCATTTAGCATTCagatttttggaaagataaaataaaattataagaatttatttcttcatttccATAAAACTGAGATTTTTGTTACTTTTGCAGATGGAGATGAACACACTCAGGGACATGGTTCTGGGTAAGCCAGCTCCATTGGTCAGTACTTTCAGGCTGAGTTACTACTCAATTCTGAATTTAATGAGCCGTGCTGAAGGCCAATTTACTGCCGAGCATGTAATCAGCAATTCATTCCACCAATTTCAGTATGAGAAGGTTTCTGCTGAATCCCTCCTTTGATTTGAATCAGCACTTTGTGCATGATGATTAACCACCCATGGATTTGTACTCCTTTCAGGCTTTACCTGATATAGGTAAAAAGGTGTCAAAGCTGGAACATGAAGCAGCCATGCTTGATGCTTCGGGAGAGGTAATCTTTGTTCCTTGATCATTAAATATGTTCTTCTGATTTCAATCCTTAGATGTGTTTTCTGATTTGCATTGCGTACtgacttttcttttgtttttcatagGCTGAAGTTGCTGAATATCATAAGTTAAGACTTGATATAGCTCAACTTGAGAAGAAGATGATGTCGGAAATAACAAGGCCAGAAAGggttttatattttcttcttcctgGAAGGCTGGTAGGTGGTGAGAATGgtaaaattgaaatttggttACAGCTTAAATATCTAAATCCTtctttcatatattattatatgtgggaaaatattataatttttatcattcaaagaGAATAATTAGGCATTATTCTATATTGAATGAATAGGCTAACTTAGGAAACTTTGactattctattctattttgaATAGGAAACAATAGCTGTCCATAAATTAGGCATTATTCTATATTGATTAGGAAACTACTCTATTTTGATTTTACAGTTATACATAGATTTCCTAACATTTAGAGAATCTTAGGGTCTGTTTCCTAACTGTTTTCGataatagttttgaaaaacaatttttgaaaactgttaactaatgttttgtaaaacaaaagtctgtttgggaacctaaaatatttttaacctattttctatatttttaaatatgttttaaaaataacttttatatatagtgctttatttttaatcattttccatatttgtataattattttttaaaacaacccttaggaaacaagtgaaaataattgaacacaactaaaagatgttatctgaaaacaccctattttctatttttatgaattgaaaaccgtTTTCTATTTTCTGGTTGCCACTTGTGTCTTTTTGGAGAACAgaaaactgttttcgaaaacaattaccaaatatgaCCTTAGATTTTCAAACGTTCCTCCTTAAGTTGGTTAATAGATGTTATCTATTCTCAACTTGCTTGTGATTGCTTGAAATGAGGGATTAATGCCTTAGTTAAGATTTGTGCAAGTTGTCCATTTGTTGAAACATTTGGTGTACATATCAATACACTATCCtgcttttcttttatgaaattattcACTTAAATATGTTTGGTCCGAACATGTTGAATTGGGTTATGAATAATGTTGATAGTGGACTTGTTATTACAATAGGATTTCATAGGTCCTTGCTACTTGATTCTAAGATCTTCAAGAATGATTTTTAGCCATAACAGTTCACAAATTCCATGTGTCATGACTTTGGATTCAGCTTTGACACTAATCTTGCCTCAACCATTTGCTTCTTGCTTTTCCAAGTCACTAAGTTTCCTCCTAGAAAAGTGCAGTAGCTTGAGGTCGACCTTCTGTCCATAATAGGTCCTCCAATTTGCATTTGTATAAGCTTCTAAACTTAGGTCTGCATtcttttttaacattatttctTTCCTTGGGGTAGATTTAAGATGGTTTAGGCTTCTATAAATTGCTTGAAGATGTGTTTCTTTTGGATTGTGCATAAACCAACTTATAACACTTATGACATATGCTAATTGACCGTGTATGTGATAGATAAATCAGTTTGCCAACTAACCTTTGGTACCTTTCTTGGTCTACTATTGCATCCTTATCCCGCCTTACCTTATGGTTCAACTTAATAGGTGCATCAATTGGTTTACATCCGAGCATTTTTGTCTCTTTGAGAAGATCAACCACATGTTTTTGTTGTGATACAAAATTCCTTCTTTCAAATGTGCCGCTTTGATCCCTAATAAGTACTTGAGTTCCCAAGCTCttttatctcaaattccttAGCTAGCCATTTCAAAGTAGGTCTCTTTCTTCTAGGTCATTGCCCATCACAATTTTTTCAGACATACACAATTAACTCAGTGACTCCCTTTGAGATTGAGTGCTTTATGAATAGGGTATGGTCTCCTTAACTTTGCTTATACCCCATCTCCAATTTAACCTGCATACTTTATTCTTGTCAAAACCTAGTGGAACCTCCATGTCTATGTCCTCTTCTAATTTACCATGCAAAAaggcatttttaacatcaaattgTTATAAATACCAATCAAGGTTAGCTGCCAAAAATAGCAAAACACGCACAATATTCATTTTGGCCATAGGCGTAAGGGTTTCTTGATAATCCACCTTGTAGGTTTGAGTATAGTCCTTAGCTACCAACcttactttttctctctctgaGGACCCATCAACTTTATATTTAATCGTAAATACTTATTTGCACCTTATTAGTCTTTTTCCTCTTGGAAGATCAACAActtcttatgtttggtttttgtttggTGCTTCCATCACCTCACTAATATCCTTTTTCTAGTTCTTATCTTTAAGTGCCTCCTCATGTAGTGTTTAGGGAATGCCAAGGAAGTTCAATTGAGTGAGAAACGTTTTGTGTGTTAATGAGAAAATTTTCTATTGGCGGATTCAAATTAAAACCAGCTGATCATAATCCGCTGGTTTCAAATCTGTTAAGAGTTTGATTCAAATTCAATCCAACTTATCCAAATCGGCTGGTTTCAAATCTGTtagagttttttcttttaaaattactttgtttttaaattttgttatgctcttaaaaataaaggaatcgGTTTTTTTCTAATCTAGCATACAAGTCATTATATTATgcactttatttttttcaatgaatgaataaaaataaatagtgttTTTGTTCATTGTTGTCACAACCCAAATTTTGGGCAACCTAGAATTTAACTCTTGATCCTGGATCAAAgatttgaccctaagggttacACCTATCCAAGTTGGTCGTCAATCCTGATAAcctgattttttttaagaataaatttacatCTAATCcctaataaatttattaagctaagatttactatatatatatatatatatatatatatatatatatatatatattttccctttttcccaaAACCCACCATCACCTATTCACAAGTATAATAAATCCACCAATAGTCTTACCACCCAATGTAATAAcctaaatatttacaataatctctacgtcaaaaatattttacaaactaacaaaatataagtGGTGAGCATTTCCATATTGCTTAGTTGGGTGTTTTACATCAAAATGGGTTAGAAATTTTAGGTCAATAGAACATAATCATAtgccaaaatataatattatatttacatTATATACATTAAATGAAACCTCAACCATACAAAtttaaaccaatcaaaattatcatttttcttattcaattATATGTCTAACATATTGACaattccaaatttataaaataaataagtcattttagtcttgaataacatatttaaacatacaattgataaataatacaaatcctTCTTCCAAATGCAAATGATCGAGCTGTGGCAAAAATTAGACCTATCCACAAATTGTGATTGGTATTGCCCAGAATGTGTAGTGTGGTACAAAAAACTATTGGATATGGAAAGAGTCCATGGTTTTCTTGTAGGACTCAATAGAGAACTTGATGAAGTACGAGGACGAATTCTTGGAATAAAACCTCTACATGCTATTGAAGGGGTATTTGCTGAAGTCATGAGGGATGAGACTCGAAAACGGTTAATGCTAGATCCATGCCAAGTACTGAAAATTCTGCTTTAGCAGCTTGTGGTCCAGAAAAGCAAGGAGACCCTCGCAGCAACAAAAGGGGACAACAGTGGTGTGATCACTATAAGAAACTATACTACACAAAAGATAATTGCTAGAAAATACATGGCAAAGCCAAACAGATCAAGAAACCGTGACGGCAAGGGTATTCAAGTAGCTGAAACTGCCATGTTGTCGTTAGGAGAAGCTACAGCTTGTGGTGCTCAAGGAAAGACCACGACCA
Above is a window of Vitis vinifera cultivar Pinot Noir 40024 chromosome 11, ASM3070453v1 DNA encoding:
- the LOC100246661 gene encoding DExH-box ATP-dependent RNA helicase DExH10 isoform X2, whose translation is MEESPTLGKRKLPEENSEVKQTPKQEESASKRRNLTRTCVHEAAVPVGYTSNKDESVHGTLSNPVYNGKMAKTYPFTLDPFQQVSVACLERNESVLVSAHTSAGKTAVAEYSIAMAFRDKQRVIYTSPLKALSNQKYRELSQEFSDVGLMTGDVTLSPNASCLVMTTEILRGMLYRGSEVLKEVAWVIFDEIHYMKDRERGVVWEESIIFLPTAIKMVFLSATMSNATEFAEWICNLHKQPCHVVYTDFRPTPLQHYVFPIGGSGLYLVVDENEQFREDNFVKLQDSFTKQKQGVGSKSVNSKTSGRIAKGGNASGGSDIFKIVKMIMERKFQPVIIFSFSRRECEQHAMSMSKLDFNTKEEKDVVEQVFRNAVLCLNEEDRNLPAIELMLPLLQRGIAVHHSGLLPIIKELVELLFQEGLVKALFATETFAMGLNMPAKTVVFTAVKKWDGDSHRFIGSGEYIQMSGRAGRRGKDDRGICIIMIDEQMEMNTLRDMVLGKPAPLVSTFRLSYYSILNLMSRAEGQFTAEHVISNSFHQFQYEKALPDIGKKVSKLEHEAAMLDASGEAEVAEYHKLRLDIAQLEKKMMSEITRPERVLYFLLPGRLVKVREGGTDWGWGVVVNVVKKAPAGGTLPSALSSSRGGGYIVDTLLHCSPGSTENGSRPKPCPPHPGEKGEMHVVPVQLSLISALSKLRISIPPDLRPLEARQSILLAVQELGTRFPQGLPKLNPVKDMGIEDPEFVELANQIEELEQKLFAHPLHKSQDENQIRSFQRKAEVNHEIQQLKTKMRDSQLQKFRDELKNRSRVLKKLGHIDADGVVQLKGRAACLIDTGDELLVTELMFNGTFNDLDHHQVAALASCFIPGDKSTEQIHLRTELAKPLQQLQDSARRIAEIQHECKLEVNVDEYVESTARPYLMDVIYCWSKLRAAANAVGEANLENKFAAASESLRRGIMFANSLYL
- the LOC100246661 gene encoding DExH-box ATP-dependent RNA helicase DExH10 isoform X1; the protein is MEESPTLGKRKLPEENSEVKQTPKQEESASKRRNLTRTCVHEAAVPVGYTSNKDESVHGTLSNPVYNGKMAKTYPFTLDPFQQVSVACLERNESVLVSAHTSAGKTAVAEYSIAMAFRDKQRVIYTSPLKALSNQKYRELSQEFSDVGLMTGDVTLSPNASCLVMTTEILRGMLYRGSEVLKEVAWVIFDEIHYMKDRERGVVWEESIIFLPTAIKMVFLSATMSNATEFAEWICNLHKQPCHVVYTDFRPTPLQHYVFPIGGSGLYLVVDENEQFREDNFVKLQDSFTKQKQGVGSKSVNSKTSGRIAKGGNASGGSDIFKIVKMIMERKFQPVIIFSFSRRECEQHAMSMSKLDFNTKEEKDVVEQVFRNAVLCLNEEDRNLPAIELMLPLLQRGIAVHHSGLLPIIKELVELLFQEGLVKALFATETFAMGLNMPAKTVVFTAVKKWDGDSHRFIGSGEYIQMSGRAGRRGKDDRGICIIMIDEQMEMNTLRDMVLGKPAPLVSTFRLSYYSILNLMSRAEGQFTAEHVISNSFHQFQYEKALPDIGKKVSKLEHEAAMLDASGEAEVAEYHKLRLDIAQLEKKMMSEITRPERVLYFLLPGRLVKVREGGTDWGWGVVVNVVKKAPAGGTLPSALSSSRGGGYIVDTLLHCSPGSTENGSRPKPCPPHPGEKGEMHVVPVQLSLISALSKLRISIPPDLRPLEARQSILLAVQELGTRFPQGLPKLNPVKDMGIEDPEFVELANQIEELEQKLFAHPLHKSQDENQIRSFQRKAEVNHEIQQLKTKMRDSQLQKFRDELKNRSRVLKKLGHIDADGVVQLKGRAACLIDTGDELLVTELMFNGTFNDLDHHQVAALASCFIPGDKSTEQIHLRTELAKPLQQLQDSARRIAEIQHECKLEVNVDEYVESTARPYLMDVIYCWSKGATFAEVIQMTDIFEGSIIRSARRLDEFLNQLRAAANAVGEANLENKFAAASESLRRGIMFANSLYL